The following proteins are encoded in a genomic region of Bradysia coprophila strain Holo2 unplaced genomic scaffold, BU_Bcop_v1 contig_586, whole genome shotgun sequence:
- the LOC119083319 gene encoding uncharacterized protein LOC119083319 — protein MNCITPENGGTYTDVSECVVVRDSRKRRDLALNTRGTVRMSYKMSQPDGNKLYLIRSAYYPGYCLSRGGAQNWPSSDVGIELCDRNDEAQQWHFEQTGKSFENKFFVRNGPRCLWSMGSTAGKPLDYHFTTGKCTEKDDYIFTFLSAGSRPDFYHLQNVASGLCMQINWYEDKVDHKYVDYVEQQPCGLVGWSKWQSIPLSPYNDDDCGPRFGGKFCTGKYAGMCCSIYGGCGTTGSYCARLKCDPRFGPCIRATVDDKWSLDNRCGPWAATLPNKNGRCTGLYTQAGYCCGNYGVCGNQPEHCLGDNCDPEYGWCPPPPEKDKYPGNCGPLFGNKKCTGRFAEMCCSKNALKAGSCGTTSLHCNPAHCDSAYGMCYSADVCLWAGNSKKTCRAGDCCSKSGKCGNTEEFCGKDCDTPLSCGNRCNGGLTTTAVGLYPEQFGTCQTTACSPEGAPCSIKGWCCSGLRCVADPDNATAKYKAKKCVQ, from the exons ATGAATTGCATAACACCGGAAAATGGTGGCACATACACAGATGTCAGCGAATGTGTCGTGGTCAGGGATTCGAGGAAACGGCGGGATCTTGCTTTGAATACACGGGGAACTGTACGAATGAGCTACAAAATGTCGCAACCGGAT GGTAACAAATTGTATCTGATCCGAAGTGCCTACTATCCGGGATACTGTCTATCACGAGGCGGAGCCCAGAATTGGCCATCATCAGACGTTGGCATTGAATTGTGTGACAGAAATGATGAGGCTCAACAATGGCATTTCGAACAGACTGGAAAGTCATTCGAG AACAAGTTCTTCGTCAGAAACGGTCCCAGATGTTTGTGGTCAATGGGCAGTACAGCTGGAAAGCCATTGGATTACCACTTTACGACTGGCAAGTGCACTGAGAAGGATGACTACATCTTCACGTTCCTATCAGCTGGATCCAGG CCGGACTTTTATCACCTGCAAAACGTGGCTTCCGGTCTATGCATGCAGATCAATTGGTATGAGGACAAAGTAGACCACAAGTACGTGGACTATGTCGAACAGCAACCGTGCGGTTTAGTTGGATGGTCCAAATGGCAGTCGATT CCACTCTCTCCGTACAATGATGACGATTGCGGACCGAGATTCGGCGGAAAGTTTTGCACTGGTAAATATGCCGGAATGTGCTGCAGCATCTATGGTGGCTGTGGAACGACTGGTTCGTACTGTGCCCGCTTGAAATGCGATCCCCGATTTGGACCGTGCATCAGGGCGACTGTg GACGACAAATGGTCCTTGGACAATCGATGTGGTCCATGGGCAGCGACATTGCCGAACAAAAATGGACGATGCACTGGACTGTATACACAGGCCGGATACTGTTGCGGTAATTACGGAGTGTGCGGAAATCAACCGGAACATTGTTTGGGCGATAATTGCGATCCAGAATATGGTTGGTGTCCTCCTCCGCCGGAAAAG GACAAATACCCGGGAAATTGTGGTCCTCTCTTTGGCAACAAGAAGTGCACGGGAAGATTTGCCGAGATGTGCTGCAGTAAGAATGCACTTAAAGCCGGAAGTTGTGGAACAACGTCACTGCATTGTAATCCCGCCCATTGCGATTCTGCTTACGGAATGTGTTACAGCGCCGACGTTTGCTTGTGGGCgggaaattcgaaaaaaactTGTCGGGCCGGCGATTGTTGCAGCAAAAGTGGAAAATGTGGCAACACGGAAGAGTTTTGTGGAAAGGATTGCGATACACCGTTGTCCTGCGGTAATCGATGCAACGGAGGACTGACGACGACGGCAGTGGGACTGTATCCGGAACAGTTTGGAACGTGTCAAACGACAGCCTGTAGTCCAGAGGGAGCTCCGTGCTCAATTAAAGGATGGTGTTGTTCCGGACTTAGATGTGTCGCCGATCCGGACAATGCAACGGCAAAGTATAAGGCGAAGAAGTGTGTTCAGTAG
- the LOC119083321 gene encoding uncharacterized protein LOC119083321, with translation MEDFQDGSFRIRTEIGDRCLTSESGGSFVDIYDCYGRSSAPHQYWKQRNPNEGRTAQKLRVLQNYQYPDKCLHTVGTSKENGAELELIDCNAIKPEESINTDEWLNYDTTAGYVKFNGKCLSMSGFASDNGVRLIQWDCVDQANQRWQIVNGDIDSNFQLKSEQSGKCLTAEAEGAYMDQYECYGRDSAPHQSWMIRTIGGGQHDEESLGEPEIFFEPAGALLQMVEYPGKCLSVSGVANQNEVILADCDAFDENQLFDHTDLLNYNTNPGLLKLLGTNKCLTVSSNNHVTQVDCDIGNLNELWHIILGNLVRKMGRPNSGEIS, from the exons ATGGAAGATTTTCAGGATGGTTCGTTCCGCATTCGCACTGAGATCGGCGATAGATGCCTGACTTCCGAATCAGGTGGTTCTTTCGTGGACATTTATGATTGTTACGGACGATCTTCAGCTCCGCACCAATATTGGAAACAACGGAATCCGAATGAAGGAAGGACAGCCCAGAAG CTGCGTGTGCTGCAAAATTACCAATACCCGGACAAGTGTCTCCACACAGTCGGAACGAGTAAGGAAAACGGAGCCGAACTCGAACTGATCGACTGCAACGCTATCAAGCCAGAGGAATCGATTAACACGGACGAATGGCTGAACTATGACACAACTGCCGGCTACGTGAAATTCAACGGCAAGTGCTTGTCTATGAGTGGATTTGCCAGCGACAATGGAGTGCGGCTGATTCAATGGGACTGTGTCGATCAGGCCAATCAGAGATGGCAGATCGTTAATGGTGACATT GACTCGAATTTCCAACTGAAAAGTGAGCAGAGCGGTAAATGTCTGACGGCAGAAGCGGAAGGAGCGTATATGGATCAGTACGAATGTTATGGAAGAGACTCGGCACCGCATCAAAGTTGGATGATTAGG ACAATCGGTGGTGGTCAGCACGATGAAGAGTCGCTTGGTGAACcggaaattttcttt GAGCCGGCAGGTGCTCTGCTACAAATGGTCGAGTATCCGGGCAAGTGTTTAAGTGTCAGTGGAGTGGCCAATCAGAATGAAGTGATTCTGGCTGATTGCGATGCATTCGATGAAAATCAGCTGTTTGATCACACGGACTTGTTG AACTACAACACGAATCCCGGCCTCTTGAAGCTATTAGGCACGAACAAATGCCTGACTGTATCGTCCAACAATCACGTGACCCAAGTGGACTGTGACATCGGCAATTTGAACGAATTATGGCACATCATTCTCGGTAATTTGGTAAGGAAAATGGGGAGACCGAACAGCGGCGAAATCTCGTGA